In Cucurbita pepo subsp. pepo cultivar mu-cu-16 chromosome LG10, ASM280686v2, whole genome shotgun sequence, the DNA window CGTTTGGATTTTCAGGCAGGGTTAAGAACGACCGGTTTCTGGAGGAGGTGTCGGCGGTCTTTAAGAAAGACGACTACTTCATCGTGGTAATTTATTTTCTGCTAAATATATATGGCTTAAATTCCAGCCtgtattttacaaaataataataataatgataataaataaataaatcactaattttttttatttttttatttttcataaaatagatttttttttagttcttagattttattatagtttacttaattatttcttaaattttaaaatgttattttttatttttctttgccccttgaattttaaaatttacactTTTATCTAGATATtcacttttgtttttagtattagtatttattaattaaataaaaaaatttaaatgaactTTCACTAATTTTCTATcactattaaaattaattactaatttttatattttatattgtaattattttaaattaagtaaattaaAGGGATAATAAACATGAGTGAAATTCTAGTTAAAAAacgtaaaatattaaaaatgtaggcaccaaataaaaattaaatagtaaaaatataataatttcaaattaattgacCAAATAAAAAGTGTAACACAGTGGACGCAAAATAAAAAtcgaaaaaccaaaaaaaagaaaaaagaatatatatatatatatatatcttcaaaataaaataaaaatgaaattataaatatattttaaacttaaaaaaatgaaataaacacaatttaaatatttaacatttattcTTGCTTAACAGGGCTGCGGTGGTGGTGGAAGATCTCTGGTCGCCGCCGGAGAACTCGTGAATATCGTAAgctacatttatttatatacgttaaataattataaatatatgattaaaattaaaagatatttgaaaattaagtgtatatatatatatatttatataaattaacccgaaaagaaaatgggattTGCAGGGTTTCAAGAATGTGAAAGATATGGGCGGAGGGTTTGAGGCTTGGGTGGCTAATGGACTTCCTGTGTCTTACCCAAAAGCATGAAGGACGACCGACCCAGAAACTAACGGACCCTAGCTCTAATTTTACACCTTATGTTGTAAACCCAtgtgataataataataataataataataaatgtgtcttttatttattgttaaataattaatttataatcttaaattttattgttctctcaaatttttacGAATATTATcgcataaaattattttttaatgaagagaaaaatagaataacgtgagaagatgaaaatatccttatattaatgaaaaacgtacattcaaataaaatttatatgcgagtaaaaattattcttatcTAAATCgattaaaaaagtttaaagtttaatttatgtaatttataattttaagtactatttaattttttttagaggttttttaaaagaaaaaaaattaaaatttacctaatttaaaatgaaattaaaattctttatCTTTATCGCCTTGATACCAATCCTATAGTGGAAGAAAACCATGCAGCCAACCAACGACGTCGTATTAAGTAGTTCTTTCTCGAATGTTCGTGGCGCCTTATCATTGGCTTAATAGGATCAATAGACTATACTGCGAGGCACTAGATTGCGTCCTCTTTGGCTCAGGAAACAAGCAAAGATTTGCAGGGAAGACCGAAGTGTTTGTGTAGCGTCCTCTTTGTCTTCCCTAGTTCTACCTCTCCTTCCGCAACGATGGTTCTCGAGGTTTATTTCATCTTACAATTTctgtttttccatttcaaaTATCTGATTTGCATACAGTTTCGAGATTTCATTCCTCAAATTTGAGAATTATGTGGTTTTCTTGCTATTGTTATCGCATGTTAGGGTTTACTAATTTGACTCTCGTTGTCTCGATTGAGTTAGGCGACGATGATCTGTATTGACAATTCCGAATGGATGCGGAATGGAGATTACAGTCCTTCAAGATTTCAAGCTCAAGAAGATGCCATCAATCTTATTTGTGGCGCCAAGACGCAGGTAACTGATCTTGAACCCGTGTTTTCATTTCCTCTAGCCGTTTTAGCTACGGGAGTCtctaaaaatgaagaagactCTTCATTCAAAGTTATATTGCGCAAATTGGGATTCTGTTGCAATTTTCTCATCCTATGATCTGAATATCGCAAGTTGGCTGATCACGTTATCTCTGTAGTTCTTGATTTAGGATCCAATTTTGAGAAAACACATCCTGCTAATTTCTCTgctagattttctttttagaaggAATGCATAGGAGGCTTGTCGTGTTTGGAATTTTCTTCTAAGACAAGTCCCTATGCGTTGTTTGCGTGGATTGTTATTATGAATTGTGAACGAACATTTTGTGTTCTTACAGTCTAATCCAGAGAATACGGTTGGAGTTCTGACAATGGCGGGAAAAGGTGTTCGTGTGCTGGTCACTCCGACCACTGACCTTGGCAAGATACTGGCATGCATGCACGGTTAGTTGCTTTTATTCTAGTTATTGTAGTTCGTAGCAACGCAGACCTACCACCAGATACCAATCTGCTGTCCTTAATTGTTGGCCCTTTTCTACTATTCTCCTTCACTTGTCTGTAGTCATTGAAAAATTGGAGctcttttgaatttgtattGTATTGTTATAGAGAGGAAGTCACACCAGTTCTCCTGGATTCCTTGTTATTTCTGGACTTTAAAGCAATATATTGTTGGATAAGAAATTGGCTACTTCATATTTCTCTGTAGTTTGTTCTATTAACTAGTTTTAGTCCATCTTATGTATTTTATGTCGTTTAAATTACATCCCAAACTTTAAATTTAGGTTTGGAGATAGGTGGTGAGATAAACCTCGCAGCTGGCATCCAGGTGGCTCAGTTGGCTCTTAAGCATCGTCAGAACAAAAAGCAGCAACAAAGGATTATAGTATTTGTTGGCAGGTACGTgctttaaaagttttttacCCTCACTACTACCATTACGGTActccaataaaatatttaaagaagtTTTTGAGGCTTATGCCAAGATACTCACCTTGGGGTTGCAATGTCACAAGGGTGTTTATGCTTAGGTTAGATGTGGTTGAATGATGTTTTGAATTAGAAGTTCACCTGACCTAATAACCCTCGCTGATTGATGAACCCCACTTGAGCCTGTAATGGTTGAACAAATCCaaatgcataaaaaaataaaaacaaaaagaagactCTGTAGCATGAAGATGACTACTgaatcttattaaaaaaaaaaaaaaaaaaaaaaggttgaaatCTGATAAACTAACAATTTACCTCAACTGTCAGCATTGACGTAATTTAAAGTccacattaatatttaataccATGAGAAGTTATTTGAAGTGAGTCAGCTTCTCTGTTTCAGAGCAACACGTGTGCTTCTAAATCTCATTGTAGAACAAGGTGTTCTCAGAATGGATAAATCTCAACCAGCCACtactaaaagtttaaatagCATAATAATTCAGAATGACACCCTGTTCAATTGTTCAACCTACCTATAAGCGTCATGTTCAATGCTTAGTGCTCTGTACATTTGGTGAATAAAGGCTCCTCAAATTCCAATTATAAATCTTGATACAATCTTACTTGAACAGGATCTGTTCTATAGGTTGTACAACTGTGTCCTTGAGTCTAAAATGATAAATCTTAATCGTCCTTGAGTCTAAAATGATAAATCTCAATCGGCCAATATGGATGCAAGGAAATGTAAATTATGTGTTTTGTGGTAAGGCCTCCCAAAAGGGTAATATTCAAAGGAAGACTTTAATTACATGGGATATTTTCCTTCTTAAACTGGTTTATGAAGGGAGAAATTAAGATCCTGCTAAGATGAGCTTCAATAATTCACTTTTAgctttctaaaacaaaaattttccatctatattaatttatcattaCAAAATGGCTGATGCAGTCCTGTCAAACATGAGAAAAAGTTACTGGAGGCGATTGGAAGGAAGTTAAAGAAGAACAATGTCACCCTTGACATTGTTGATTTTGGCGAAGAAGATGATGGCAAACCTGAGAAACTGGAAAGTCTTCTGGCAGCTGTGAATAGTAATGACACCAGTCACATTGTTCATGTTCCTGCTGGTCCAAATGTGCTCTCTGATGTACTCATCAGGTTGGGTTTTGAGTCTGTTttatttcaagattttttgtactttttgtGTTATAACACTTTGTATCCTCATTTtaagttttctttatttgatttcagTACTCCTATCTTTACTGGAGACGGGGAAGGTGGAAGTGGTTTTGCAGCAGCTGCGGCGGCGGCTGCTGCTGGTGGCGTATctggttttgattttggagTTGATCCCAACTTAGATCCTGAACTTGCCCTTGCTCTTAGAGTTTCAATGGAAGAGGAGAGGGCCAGACAAGAAGCAGCTGCTAAAAAGGCTGCAGAGGAGAATACAAAGCAAGAAAAAGGAGCAGAGCAGCCATCTGGCTCACAGGATGCAACTATGACTGAGCGTCCTGAACTTGCAACTTCTGATGCCGAAAACAAGACTGCTGATTTAATGGTCAGTGTAGCTTGGCTTTTAGATAATTATATTCTagcaattttttgttttgttttgttgctAGACTGCTCTTTTAAAATCTAACTTTTCAGagtaatttgattttaacCGTTAGCCTTTGAacatattgttctctttcttCTATTCCAATTTGAATAAACTTCGCTATCCTTGAGAGACGTTGTTAGCAGAAAGGCAAAAAcaattcttattatttgagtTAATTCTGGATTATAGGATGATGATAATGCACTGCTACAACAAGCCCTTGCTATGTCGATGGATAATCCTTCTGCTACCAGTGACATACGAGACATTGACATGTCAGAAGTAGCATCAGATGATCCTGATTTGGCACTTGGTAATTCCTTGCTGTTTCAcgttttcccatttttttagGCTTTCACTGATTCACGATTTCATACGtgctttctttctcttcatctAGCATCTTTTTGTCATTGGAGTTTCTAGAGAAAACTCCTCAAATCATTACTCGATCACCCTATGGGCTGCATGAAATTGTTCATGCTGACATGTTGCTGATTAGTAACAAACGAGAGGACTTTAATCATCCGTAATGATAGTTGACTGTCGAGAAGTACAAACATTTGTGTTTGGCTAACTTGAACGTTTCCAAGAGTGTTAAGCACTTAGTTAGCAAAATTGACCATTAGACATGGCAAATAGTGAATGTGGGTCTAACGTCTGTTAGACACGTAGTTTGCGACATAAATAGTAATTTAGAaggaaaacaataaattttgaaagcgAAATACATAATATGGTTGTGGTATTATGTATGACTTTGAGTTTTTCCgtataaaaatgatatatattttcataaacatatcctTGTTGTGTTTGAGGCTAAGATTTTGAATTAATGACGTGTCATTGTGTCCCTATTTTGTGCTATCTGTATTTGTGATTCATAGCTTGATGGATAGACTGGTTTGAACATTTTTATACATGTCCATACAAAACCATCAATCTGATAGTTGGCTTGCAGCTCTTCAGTTATCGGTGCAGGAAGGGTCGAGTGATTCGACAAGTCAGACAGATATGAGCAAATTGTTGGCCGATCAGTCTTTTGTGTCTTCTATTCTAGCTTCAGTATGTGTACATAGTCTCAGCTTTTCTcccccatttttcttttctatgtTGAGAAATTGAAGCATATCTCTTTGTAGTTTCTCGGCTTCCAGTGAAATAGTAACAAAAATTCCTTTGCAGCTTCCAGGCGTAGATCCAAATGACCCTTCTGTAAAAGATTTGCTTGCTTCCATGCAAAGCCAAGCCGAGGTGAGTCGTGTAAACTTTCGCATATTTAACTGATGAAATTGCAAAGATAACTGTTTTGACCAGAGTGTACGGTCAAGTACCTTTCTGCAGTTTGGTCCTTTTGTTAATcctcttgttttgttttgtttgttttttttttctttttaattttgaaaattaagctttAAACACTACTCCCACTAagccaaatttttttaaaaaaattaatacttgTTTTCAGAATTGAACTTGACTCAGAAGTGAAAATCAGGCAAGTGAgtatagtttcttttttttttttttgaagtcaAAGGTTCAACTCATATTTCCTTTGGTTGCTCTAAAAACAGAAAACTAAAGATGAAATCGTTATCAAATAGAGTGTTAATTATTTGACATTTGGAATATGTTTAGTACTAggctctctctctttttcgtggatttccttttcttcgacTTTCGACAAAATATGTTAACCGAAAACTTTCAACATAACTTAACATGGATACATGAATTTGAATGCGGATTACATTTTTTGCTGCACGCAGGATAAGAAAAATGACGACAAAGCACCAAAGGAAGATGAAAAATGAGGCATTTCAAGCTCGGGTTCGGCCAAGGAAGATTCTTACCCTCAATTCCTTCACCATTCTCTCCCGTCTCTAAATTGCTATCTTTTCGTATCAAAATATATGGTATCTGCCGTGTGCCTTCCTCCATTCTGGATCTTGAtatctcatcttcttcattgtcAAGACAAAGACCGTACAAGTTCTTCCCCATGTGACAGGATAGGACCAATAGCTTCAGAacattattttccttttcacatCCTCATTCAACACATTTTGtttattcaatgaaaattatatgtttGTGTCTGAATGTGTTTATATAAGTCTTCTAACAATAGGGCTTTAAACGTTACCTTCTAGAAATGAAACTCaggataaaataataaatcaaagttatgctatttaaaaaatacattattaaatataagttATGGAAGGATGAGAGTGGCTTCTCGATATGCTTTTGTTATTTCCTGtgatgaaaagaaagagaggaagttATCTTCAAAATGTGGctttctattaatttataatatcgATGAGGAAGATGTTgatatgttattattttaccaaaaaaaaaaaaaaaaaaaaaaaaaaaaaaaaaaaaaaaaaaaaaaaNGAAAAAGGGAACAATCATTAACTTCCCACCGTCGTTTTCCCTCCACATTCATCGTGGAAGTGATGGCCATTAAATTCCCTACCAAACACTGAAAATCATCTCCCTTATTTTACTTATCCAAACCGACAGGCAACTCTCCTCCGTTACAATCTTCCTTATTGTGGATATTTCATTGGATAAcacaaaattttagtttaattcaGTAAGCTCGATGAAAAGCCCTTCATATTCCTGAATCTTTATTGCCCATGATTGGAGTTCAAGTTTCTATTATGGAAATAGAACGGAAAGATCAAGGAACTCGTCAATGGAGGTCAATAATATCTCTTGTACGGAGGTTTGGTTTCAAGTTTTTAAAGACCCGACAGAGTCATGATCGTTTTCTAAGCCGGccagaaaaatccaaaatgcAAGAGGCCCCATCCCATTTTTTGTCACCTCTCGCCTATATTTTGCTGTATGAACACTGGAGTTGGGGGAATCGGCTTTGAATAATGGAGAAACAAGCCAGTTCTGGGCTACCCTTTTTGTTTCTGGTTCTTGTGCTGATATCCTTTTATGTTGAAGTGAGGTGTAATTTTGTGAGCTATGACACTGGTGGTGGCGCTGTGGAAGGCAAGTTGAATGTTCATTTGGTTGCTCATTCGCACGATGATGTTGGTTGGTTGAAGACGATCGATCAGTACTATGTTGGTTCAAACAACAGTATTCAGGTTAATTGATATCTATGATCTTGTGTTCATCATAGATGTTCTTGGATTTGGATGCCATTTTTTGATGGTTGAATTTGATGGTGTTCATATAGGGAGCGTGTGTGCAGAATGTGCTTGATTCGGTTGTTAGTTCTTTGCTTCGTGATTCAAACAGGAAGTTTGTATTTGCTGAAATGGTAAGTTCTTTTCTGCCTGTTCTAATCACTGGGATTCATTCTTTTGTGAGGGTATCTAGAATGAGTACTTTTAACAAAAGCATAAGCTAAATGAGGTGAGCTCAATGATTTGTGGCTTGGCTATGTACTATGAAAAGCACTTTTAAAGGGATTTCTGATCAATTCCTCGAGGAAAACTGTAACGGCCTAGGcacactgctagtagatatcgtcatttttccctcaaggtttttaaaacgcgtctgctagggggaggtttctacacccctataaagaatgcttcgttctcctccccaaccgatgtgggatctcacaatccacccttcttcgggacccaacgtccttgttggcactcgttcccttctctaatcgatgtgggaccccccaatccacccccttcgaggcccaacgtccttgtcacccccttcaaggctcaaCCTCGTCGCTGGCATATCGCTCGGTgtttagctttgataccatttgtaatggcccaaacACACcggtagtagatattgtcttctttggattttacctttcagacttcccctcacggtttttaaaacgcgtatgctagggggggtttctacacccttgtaaagaatgcttcgttctcctctccaactgatgtgggatcatacaatccactcccttgggggCTGAGCGTCCTTGATGGCACTCGTTCACTTATCTAATCGACATGGgacccccctttggggttcagcgtccttgctggcacttctgcctcgtgtccacctccttcagggctcagccttctcgctagcacatcactcagtgtctggctctgataccatttgtaacagcccaatcacaccgctagcagatattatcctctttggctttccctcaaggtttttaaaatgcgtctactaaatggaggtttccacacccttataaaaaatgcttcgttctcctccccaacagatgtgggatctcactaaAACACTCTCCACACTCTTTTTCGGagtgtttttaacttaatttcGAACGTGAAAATTTTGTGTGAAACAGCCAAAAACACTCCCAACCAtagtatatatacatatatataaagtgTACCATCTTAAATTTGATATCTCTATCCATGTTGAAGTTAACACTATGGATCTCCTAAACTAGGCAGCAACAGCATGAGAAAGCAATGTAAATTGTTCTTAATGAAGTTCATTGTGAATGGCTTAGGCATTTTTCCAGCGATGGTGGTCACAGCAAAGTCCCCAGCTTCAAAAACGAGTGAGAGAACTTGTTGAAGTTGGCCAGTTGGAATTCATGTatgcaattataaaacaaCTTAGCCTTTCTCTGAGCCTTATATTGAGGATATTTGCCAATACTTTTCTGTATCTTTAGAAATGGAGGTTGGTGTATGCATGATGAAGCAACATGCCATTACATAGACATGATTGACCAAACCACTCTGGGGCACAGTGTTATAAAGGAAGAATTCAACACGGTTCCTCGTGCTGGATGGCAAATCGATCCATTTGGCCACTCCGCCGTGCAAGCTTACTTACTCGGTGCTGAGGTTCTTTGTTTCGTCGATCTCTAATCCTATTTTTCCTTAGTTTTTTGACCATGTATTCACTTTTCCTTGATAAAACTAGCTCGGCCGCGCTCACCTGTGTTGTAGTTCTGGCATGGCAAGTTCTAACACATAGTTCTCGACTCCTATGCTTTTTCCAGGTTGGTTTCGACTCTGTACATTTTGCAAGGATTGATTATCAGGATAGAGCAAAGCGCATGGTCGATAAATCTCTAGAAGTCGTATGGCGTGGCTCCAAAACATTTGGTTCTTCATCTCAGGTGTACCAAACTCATCAGATTTACTCTCCTACAATACCATTCTTTCTTACCTGCTGTTGTAAATATACTTATTTTTGTACTTGCTGTTCACTTGAAGATCTTTGCAAACGCCTTCCCTGTACATTACAGTCCTCCTCCTGGTTTTCACTTCGAAGTGAACGACAACACCAATATTATTCAGGTCTAATGTTTGTGAACGAAAGACTACTCGAAATCCTTGGTAACATTCGTCTTAACTAATATGATAAAACTGCAGGATGATCCTTTACTTTACGACTACAACGTTAAACAACGAGTTAATGATTTTATAGACGCAGCTCTGACCCAAGTAAACTCTCCATTTCCTGATTTGCATTCTGGTTTTAGGCTTAAGGGAAACATTGGTTAATTGTTTGCACTGTTGTATCATGTATGTGCAGGCTAATGTCACTAGGACTAATCATATTATGTGGACAATGGGTGATGATTTTCAGTACCAATATGCTGAGTCCTGGTTCAAGCAGATGGATAAGTTTATTCACTATGTTAAAAAGGTTTGGTTGACCGAAACACGATTCTTTGGCACGTGTTTTGCGTTCTGATTACTGGGTTACCGTTTCCtacttgtttttgttgttttgggAATGCATAATTTATCAGGACGGTCGGATTAATGCTTTGTATTCAACACCATCTGTATATACTGATGCAAAAAATGCAGCAAATGAATCATGGCCGTTGAAAACCGATGATTTTTTCCCGTGAGTCCTGCATCATCTTTGATGTTTAACTTTGTTTTGGTATTATGTAATTGAACAATATGCTTCCACATTGATAATAACAGGTATGCTGATCGTGAACATGCGTACTGGACCGGCTTCTTTACTAGTCGTCCAGCGTTTAAAGGATATATAAGGATGCTGAGTGGATATTACTTGGTATGTCATAAGGGTAGCTGAGGATTTATTAAAGAGTGACTAAATCTATGTTGGAGTTTTAACTTTTGGAATGTtacaccgttagtagatattgtcctctttggatttttcctttcgggcttcccctcaaggtttttaaaacgcgtctgttagggagaggtttccacacccttgtaaagaatgcttcgttctcctccccaaccgatgtgggatctcacaatccacctcgttcggggcccagtgtccttgttggcactcgttcccttctccaattgatgtgggatcccccaacgttcttgttggcacaccgcctcatgtccacccccttcggggctcagcctcctcgctggtgtgctcggtgtctggctctgataccattttgtaatggtccaagcccaccactagtagatattgttctccttggactttcccttttgggcttctcttcaaggtttttaaaactcgtttgctaggaagaggtttccacacccttgtaaagaatgcttcgttctcctccccaaccgatatctCTAACATTTTGTTGGGGCCTTGAATATAGCTGCTGAAGATCTTCAATTGTTATGCCAAGTTGAACTGCTTGCTCATAGCTCTTAAATTTCTTGGTACATGTTAAAAGTCCACATCAGTTGAATAATCTTCTGTTTCAAAATAGGCAGCCCGACAGCTCGAATTCCTTGTTGGAAGGAGATCCAATGGCCCGAATACTTACAGTCTTGGCGATGCTTTGGGGATTGCACAGCACCATGATGCAGTGACTGGTACTGCTAAGCAGCATACTACAAATGACTATACGAAACGGCTTGCTGCAGGATCCTCTGAGGTGGGTTCCATATTTCTTGCTCGAGACTCGGTTGGATCCCATAATCACACTCTAGTTTACCCTGTGTTCTTCTTGTAAGCTTAAATATATCTTAGCTTTTAAACTAAAGACAGTGGAAACATTTACAGGCTGAAGCAGTAGTCAATTCTGCCCTTATTTGCCTTGGACAAAAGAAATTGGGTGATCATTGCGAGATATCAAAAACACTAAGCCAGgtgttgttttgttgttgctTGGATCTCTGACGTTATTTTTCTAAGTTCATCATTTCCCTGaaatttgttcttcatttttgggtcattcagattttttttcttattatttcaATGGAACTGTTGCACTTTATCTGAAAATtcccttcattttttgttaaGTAGTGCCCGTTACTCAATATCAGTTTCTGCCCACCAACTGAGCAAGATATTCAAGAAGGGAATAGTTTGGTAATGTTCCcttcctttccctttccttcGAAAACGCGCTCTTCAAAGTTTTCAACTACAATGTGACGAGTAAACGTGTCTGCGGTCAGGTTGTGGTGGTGTACAACCCGCTTGGATGGATTCGTAACGATTTTGTTAGAATACCAGTGAGTATAAACTTCCTTTTGCTTGCTCGGTTTCATATTCTTGACAATTGATTGACTTTGATCATTACTATATCATCTTCAGTATGAATGGGAAGAGAAAACTCGAATTCGTTTTATTCATGTAAtctgaaaaggaaaactttCATCAGGTTCATGATGCTGATCTTGTAGTCCAAGATATCTCAGGCAAAACCATTGAGTCACAATTTCTAGCCATTGATAAAGTCACGAAAAACATAAGCGAGTTCTATGTGAAGGCCTACTCGGGACGGGCGAGGGGACAATTTCCCAAGTACTGGCTTCTGTTTCAAGTGTCGGTTCCTCAACTTGGATGGAACACGTACTTTATCTCTAAAGGAAGTGGTGGAGGTAAATATTCGTCATTCTATCCATGTCTGTCGTTTTTCCTTTCTTGTGACGAAGAACAGTGGACGTCTTTTGAATTCGAGCGTTATGATCTCTCCACTGTTCTTAGAAATGGATCTTAAGATGTACTTATCTGCTGAGAAAATCATTGAAatcccataaaaaaaaagttctaacTCACTTTTGTACCAAAATTATTCAGGCAAAAGAAGATCTAACTTTCTTCCCACTGACACTGACAGTCAGAAGGATACCATTGTTGTTGGACCTGGCCACTTGAAGATGTCCTTTTCTATTGCTTCTGGTCAACTAAAACGAATGTACAATTCAAAAACCGGGGTAAATTGTCTCGCTTTTTCCACTCGAAGTTCTTTTAGCATTAAAAGGTTGACATACTTCATTCATCTGATACTGCTTGGCTGGTGATTATATGCATTTTATTAGTTTCCAAAGTTCCCGTGTATGTTTTGTTAGAAACTACGACTCTCCAAAATGGTATATGATatcgtccactttgagtataagatctcatggctttgcttttggttttcccaaaaggcctcatgccaatggagatgtattccttacttataaacccatgatcaaccccttaattagccgatgtgggactcctctcccaacaatcctcccctcgaacaaagcacatCAGAGAGCCTCCTTGGaggtctatggagccctcgaacagcctccccttaattgaggttcgactccttctttgaagttctcgaacaaattacaccgtttgttcgacacttgagtcacttttgactacaccttgaaggctcacaacttctttgttcgacatttgaggattctattgacatgactaagttaagggcatgactctgataccatgttaagaatcacgactcttcacaatggtatgatattgtccacattGAGCAAAGCTTTCATGAGGCCtcttggggaaaccaaaagcaaacccatgagagcttatgctcaaagtggtcCGTGATTCCCAACCTATTTAACTTAATTATGATTGATCTCGTGATCTTACCGTGATATTTactcaatttttgtttgttttgtcttTGGATGTTTACAAAATTAACTGGAAATCTCCATATGCCAGGTTGATGTACCAATACAACAAAGCTATCTTTGGTATGCTTCAGCTACAGGTTCCATTAACAATAACCAGGTCGCTCAGACTCCTTAAACGAAGATATTTCA includes these proteins:
- the LOC111804439 gene encoding 26S proteasome non-ATPase regulatory subunit 4 homolog; this translates as MVLEATMICIDNSEWMRNGDYSPSRFQAQEDAINLICGAKTQSNPENTVGVLTMAGKGVRVLVTPTTDLGKILACMHGLEIGGEINLAAGIQVAQLALKHRQNKKQQQRIIVFVGSPVKHEKKLLEAIGRKLKKNNVTLDIVDFGEEDDGKPEKLESLLAAVNSNDTSHIVHVPAGPNVLSDVLISTPIFTGDGEGGSGFAAAAAAAAAGGVSGFDFGVDPNLDPELALALRVSMEEERARQEAAAKKAAEENTKQEKGAEQPSGSQDATMTERPELATSDAENKTADLMDDDNALLQQALAMSMDNPSATSDIRDIDMSEVASDDPDLALALQLSVQEGSSDSTSQTDMSKLLADQSFVSSILASLPGVDPNDPSVKDLLASMQSQAEDKKNDDKAPKEDEK
- the LOC111804440 gene encoding alpha-mannosidase; protein product: MEKQASSGLPFLFLVLVLISFYVEVRCNFVSYDTGGGAVEGKLNVHLVAHSHDDVGWLKTIDQYYVGSNNSIQGACVQNVLDSVVSSLLRDSNRKFVFAEMAFFQRWWSQQSPQLQKRVRELVEVGQLEFINGGWCMHDEATCHYIDMIDQTTLGHSVIKEEFNTVPRAGWQIDPFGHSAVQAYLLGAEVGFDSVHFARIDYQDRAKRMVDKSLEVVWRGSKTFGSSSQIFANAFPVHYSPPPGFHFEVNDNTNIIQDDPLLYDYNVKQRVNDFIDAALTQANVTRTNHIMWTMGDDFQYQYAESWFKQMDKFIHYVKKDGRINALYSTPSVYTDAKNAANESWPLKTDDFFPYADREHAYWTGFFTSRPAFKGYIRMLSGYYLAARQLEFLVGRRSNGPNTYSLGDALGIAQHHDAVTGTAKQHTTNDYTKRLAAGSSEAEAVVNSALICLGQKKLGDHCEISKTLSQCPLLNISFCPPTEQDIQEGNSLVVVVYNPLGWIRNDFVRIPVHDADLVVQDISGKTIESQFLAIDKVTKNISEFYVKAYSGRARGQFPKYWLLFQVSVPQLGWNTYFISKGSGGGKRRSNFLPTDTDSQKDTIVVGPGHLKMSFSIASGQLKRMYNSKTGVDVPIQQSYLWYASATGSINNNQNSGAYIFVPQGEPNIISRSVPMEIIRGPLVDEVRQQFSPWVYQVVRLYKDREHAEFEFTVGPIPVDDSVGKEVITRLVTNMVTDKAFYTDSNGRDFLKRVRDYRQDWNLSVNEPQAGNYYPLNLGVYATDKKTELSVLVDRATGAASIKDGQVELMLHRRTILDDSRGVGEPLDEMVCLDDRCQGLTVRGNYYVNIDKLGSGARWRRKTGQEIYSPLLLAFAHEKRESWIASKVTKSTTMDPNYSLPLNVALITLQELKDGRVLLRLAHLYEAGEDPEYSNLAKVELKRMFFKKMINEVQEMSLSANQLKSKMKQMSWKVEGDGKTEATPVRGGPIHHSALVVELGPMEIRTFILKF
- the LOC111804438 gene encoding thiosulfate sulfurtransferase 18-like, which codes for MSSRDSSSAGVVTVDVLTAKKLLDSGYAFLDVRTVEEFQEGHVAAEKIVNIPYFFSSPNGRVKNDRFLEEVSAVFKKDDYFIVGCGGGGRSLVAAGELVNIGFKNVKDMGGGFEAWVANGLPVSYPKA